Proteins from a genomic interval of Lolium perenne isolate Kyuss_39 chromosome 1, Kyuss_2.0, whole genome shotgun sequence:
- the LOC127327444 gene encoding lipid phosphate phosphatase 2 isoform X2 — protein MPAPAAAAAARLGPPPPYLRTHGGKVARLHMLDWIVLVLLGAIDVGLNLIEPFHRFVGKDMLDSLLYPLKDNTVPVWAVPILAVLVPMLIFAGIYIKRRNTYDLHHAILGLLFSVLITGVLTDAIKDGVGRPRPNFYWRCFPNGVPNYNNITGQVMCHGDAAVIKEGHKSFPSGHTSWSFAGLGFLSWYLAGKIRVFDQRGHIAKLCIVIMPLLLAAMVGVSRVDDYWHHWQDVFAGGILGLVVSSFCYLQFFPSPSGEHGHWPHAYHHLILNPEVENQVQPTDRHQPLPRDLSIVPFAVGMEMRTSARALDSMEAGSRTR, from the exons ATGCcggcaccggcggcggcggcggctgcccgTCTTGGCCCGCCGCCCCCGTACCTGAGGACCCACGGGGGCAAAGTGGCGAGGCTGCACATGCTCGACTGGATCGTGCTGGTCCTCCTCGGCGCCATCGACGTCGGCCTCAACCTCATCGAGCCCTTCCACCGCTTCGTCGGCAAGGACATGCTCGACTCCCTCCTCTACCCGCTCAAGGACAACACCGTGCCCGTCTGGGCCGTCCCG ATACTGGCGGTCCTCGTGCCGATGCTCATCTTCGCCGGGATCTACATCAAGAGGAGGAATACCTACGACCTGCATCACGCCATACTAG GTTTGCTGTTCTCCGTGCTGATCACCGGCGTCCTCACGGACGCGATCAAGGACGGTGTTGGCCGGCCTCGCCCCAACTTCTACTGGCGGTGCTTTCCTAATGGAGTGCCG AATTACAACAACATCACCGGACAAGTCATGTGCCACGGAGATGCCGCCGTCATCAAAGAAGGGCACAAGAGCTTCCCCAGTGGCCACACTTCAT GGTCCTTCGCGGGGCTAGGCTTCCTGTCATGGTACCTTGCCGGCAAGATCAGGGTGTTCGACCAGCGTGGCCACATCGCCAAGCTCTGCATCGTCATCATGCCGCTGCTGCTAGCGGCGATGGTCGGCGTGTCGCGGGTTGACGACTACTGGCACCACTGGCAGGACGTTTTCGCTGGTGGAATTCTCG GTTTGGTGGTTTCTTCGTTTTGCTACCTGCAGTTCTTCCCGTCCCCCTCTGGTGAACATG GACACTGGCCTCATGCATACCATCACCTCATTCTTAACCCAGAAGTCGAGAACCAGGTACAGCCAACAGATCGCCATCAACCACTGCCGCGTGACTTGTCCATAGTCCCTTTTGCTGTGGGCATGGAGATGAGAACCTCTGCCCGAGCATTAGATTCCATGGAGGCAGGCAGCAGAACTCGGTAA
- the LOC127327445 gene encoding lipid phosphate phosphatase 2 has product MPAPAVAQAAPHPHLYLKTHGAKVARLHMVDWIVLVLLAAIAGALNIIEPFHRFVSKDMMDTLLYPLKDNTVPIWALGVLAIVVPLLIFAGIYVKRRNAYDLHHAILGLLFSVLITAIITEAIKNGVGRPRPDFYWRCFPDGVPDYHNITGQVICHGDAGVIKEGYKSFPSGHTSGAFAGLGFLSWYLAGKIRAFDRSGHVAKLCIVILPLLLAAMVGVSRVDDYWHHWQDVFAGGILGLVVASFCYLQFFPSPSAEHGHWPHAYHHHILNPEAENQVQSAAAASDCNQSVLPRDLSIVPFAVGMETRTSARALDSMEAGSRGL; this is encoded by the exons ATGCCGGCACCGGCGGTGGCGCAGGCGGCGCCGCACCCGCACCTTTACCTGAAGACCCACGGAGCTAAAGTGGCGAGGCTGCACATGGTCGACTGGATCGTGCTGGTCCTCCTTGCCGCCATAGCTGGCGCGCTCAACATCATCGAGCCGTTCCACCGGTTCGTCAGCAAGGACATGATGGACACCCTCCTGTACCCGCTCAAGGACAACACCGTGCCCATCTGGGCCCTCGGG GTACTCGCCATCGTCGTGCCGTTGCTCATCTTCGCAGGGATCTACGTGAAGAGGAGGAATGCCTACGACCTGCATCACGCCATACTAG GCCTGCTGTTCTCTGTGCTCATAACCGCCATCATCACCGAAGCGATCAAGAACGGCGTTGGCCGGCCTCGCCCCGACTTCTACTGGAGATGCTTTCCTGACGGAGTGCCG GATTACCACAATATAACTGGACAAGTCATATGCCACGGAGACGCCGGCGTCATCAAAGAAGGGTACAAGAGCTTCCCGAGTGGCCATACTTCAG GGGCCTTCGCCGGACTAGGTTTCCTGTCGTGGTACCTTGCCGGCAAGATCAGAGCGTTCGACCGCAGCGGCCACGTCGCCAAGCTGTGCATCGTTATCCTGCCGCTGCTCCTTGCGGCGATGGTCGGCGTGTCGCGGGTGGACGACTACTGGCACCACTGGCAGGACGTTTTCGCCGGTGGAATTCTGG GGCTTGTGGTCGCTTCGTTTTGCTACCTGCAGTTTTTCCCTTCTCCATCTGCTGAACATG GGCACTGGCCTCATGCGTACCATCACCACATACTTAATCCAGAAGCCGAGAACCAAGTGCAGTCAGCAGCTGCTGCCTCGGATTGCAATCAGTCGGTACTGCCGCGTGACCTGTCCATAGTCCCTTTTGCCGTTGGCATGGAGACGAGAACCAGTGCCCGAGCATTAGACTCCATGGAGGCCGGCAGCAGAGGTCTCTAA
- the LOC127327444 gene encoding lipid phosphate phosphatase 2 isoform X1, whose protein sequence is MHRDHELFWESFGTPDGRLKSPLLPQAEEMPAPAAAAAARLGPPPPYLRTHGGKVARLHMLDWIVLVLLGAIDVGLNLIEPFHRFVGKDMLDSLLYPLKDNTVPVWAVPILAVLVPMLIFAGIYIKRRNTYDLHHAILGLLFSVLITGVLTDAIKDGVGRPRPNFYWRCFPNGVPNYNNITGQVMCHGDAAVIKEGHKSFPSGHTSWSFAGLGFLSWYLAGKIRVFDQRGHIAKLCIVIMPLLLAAMVGVSRVDDYWHHWQDVFAGGILGLVVSSFCYLQFFPSPSGEHGHWPHAYHHLILNPEVENQVQPTDRHQPLPRDLSIVPFAVGMEMRTSARALDSMEAGSRTR, encoded by the exons ATGCATCGAGACCACGAACTTTTCTGGGAATCATTCGGCACGCCGGACGGTCGCCTGAAATCCCCTCTTTTGCCGCAGGCGGAGGAGATGCcggcaccggcggcggcggcggctgcccgTCTTGGCCCGCCGCCCCCGTACCTGAGGACCCACGGGGGCAAAGTGGCGAGGCTGCACATGCTCGACTGGATCGTGCTGGTCCTCCTCGGCGCCATCGACGTCGGCCTCAACCTCATCGAGCCCTTCCACCGCTTCGTCGGCAAGGACATGCTCGACTCCCTCCTCTACCCGCTCAAGGACAACACCGTGCCCGTCTGGGCCGTCCCG ATACTGGCGGTCCTCGTGCCGATGCTCATCTTCGCCGGGATCTACATCAAGAGGAGGAATACCTACGACCTGCATCACGCCATACTAG GTTTGCTGTTCTCCGTGCTGATCACCGGCGTCCTCACGGACGCGATCAAGGACGGTGTTGGCCGGCCTCGCCCCAACTTCTACTGGCGGTGCTTTCCTAATGGAGTGCCG AATTACAACAACATCACCGGACAAGTCATGTGCCACGGAGATGCCGCCGTCATCAAAGAAGGGCACAAGAGCTTCCCCAGTGGCCACACTTCAT GGTCCTTCGCGGGGCTAGGCTTCCTGTCATGGTACCTTGCCGGCAAGATCAGGGTGTTCGACCAGCGTGGCCACATCGCCAAGCTCTGCATCGTCATCATGCCGCTGCTGCTAGCGGCGATGGTCGGCGTGTCGCGGGTTGACGACTACTGGCACCACTGGCAGGACGTTTTCGCTGGTGGAATTCTCG GTTTGGTGGTTTCTTCGTTTTGCTACCTGCAGTTCTTCCCGTCCCCCTCTGGTGAACATG GACACTGGCCTCATGCATACCATCACCTCATTCTTAACCCAGAAGTCGAGAACCAGGTACAGCCAACAGATCGCCATCAACCACTGCCGCGTGACTTGTCCATAGTCCCTTTTGCTGTGGGCATGGAGATGAGAACCTCTGCCCGAGCATTAGATTCCATGGAGGCAGGCAGCAGAACTCGGTAA